The DNA window ACGACGCGGACCAGGTCATCGCCGCCGCGTTCGACGAGGCAGAAGCCCGTGATCCGCAGCACCGCCGGTGCTGGGTGGTCCTGGTCGACGGCGCCGAGCACCAACTGGAGTTGATCCATGCGGAAGCCGCCCGACGAGGCGTCACCGTTCATGTCGTTCTCGACATCGTCCACGTGATCGAGAAGTTATGGGCGGCCTCGCGGTGTTTCCACACCGCCACCGATCCCGCCGCCGAGACCTGGGTCGGGGCCAAGGCCATCCGGATCCTGGCCGGCGACGCCTTCGGCGCCGTCGCCGGCATCCGCACCGAAGCCGACCGGCTGGGCCTGTCCGCAGATCAACGGGGTGCGGCCGATAGGGCCTGCCGCTACCTGGAGAACAACGCCGCCTTCGTCCGCTACGACGAGGCCCTCGACGCCGGATGGCCCATCGCCAGCGGCATCGTCGAAGGAGCAGCACGTCATCTGGTGGCCGACCGTCTCGATATCACCGGCAGCCGATGGAGCGTCCCCGGCGCCGAAGCCGTCCTCACCCTCCGAGCCCTCATCAGCAACGGCGACTTCCCGCAGTACTGGACCTTCCACACCCACAGAGAACGCGAACGCCTCTACCCCAGCCCGAACAGCACAACTACGAACTCCACGCCTGACCGGCGATCTCACTCCAAGAGAGCCGCACCCGTCGCTGGTGGGGATGGGCTCCTGTCTGGAACGGCATGCGGCCTCGGGTGCGTCGGCCGGCGGAGCCGCTGCGGCCAACGCGTTGAACTGCTGCGGAAGGGCTTGCTGCCTCGCCCCCGCGCGCGGCAGCCGACGCGTACCCGCCCGGACGGCCGCTGTGGTCTTCCGGACGGTCTGTGCGCTGCGGCAGGAGCGGGCCGGGCTGTTAGAGCCATTTGTTGCGGCGCAGGGCCCGGTAGATGACCGTGCACGCGCTCACCATGACTATCCAGACGGCTGGGTAGCCGTAGGGGGATTTCAGTTCGGGCATGTGCTCGAAGTTCATGCCGTAGACGCCGACGATCATGGTGGGGACGGCGATGAGTGCGGCCCAGGCGCTGATGCGGCGCATGTCGGCGTTCTGCTGGACGCCGAGCTGGGCGATGCTGGCGCTGAGCATCCCGGTGATCAGTTCGTCGAAGGACAGGATCTGTTCGCTGACCCGCTGGTGGTGGTCGGCGACATCCCGGAAGTAGGTGGCCACCTCCTTCGGGATCTGCGGGACGGTGCCCTCACTGAGGCGCTGCAGCGCCGGAGTCAACGGCATGACGGCGCGCTTGAATTCCAGGAGTTCGCGCTTCAGCTGGTAGATGCGCCCGGCGTCGACGGGCCGGTCCGGGGAGAAGACCTCGCTCTCCAGGGTGTCGACATCACCGGCGAAAGCATCAGCCACCTCGAGGTAGCGGTCGACGACCATGTCCGCGACCGCGTGCAGGACGGCCGCGGGCCCGCAGCCCAGCTGCCGCGGGTCGTCTTGGAGCTGCTGGCGGACGCCGACAAGTGACGGGGCGCTGCCGTGGCGGACAGTGATCACGTACCCGGGGCCGGCGAAGACCATGATCTCGCCGGTGTCGACGATCTCACTGGTCGCGGTGACCTTCTCGTGGTCGACGTAGACGATCGTCTTCAGCACCAGGAACAGCATGTCGCCGTAGCGCTCCAGCTTGGGCCGCTGATGCGCATGGACGGCGTCCTCGACCGCGAGCGGGTGCAGGCCGAAGGCCCCGGCAACCTCCTGCAGCTGCTCTTCGCTCGGCTCGTACAGGCCGATCCACGCGAACCGCCCCGCCTGCGGGTCTATCCGCTCCATGATCTTGCCCAGGTTCACCTGCCCGGGGATCCGCTTCCCGTCCTCGTACAGCGCGCAGTCCACCACCGCCGACGGCAGACCCCCACCCTCACTACCGTGCCGCGCCGCCATGTGCTGCCTCTTGTCTGCCGTCGAACGTATAGAGAGGCAACCTACCCGCGACCAGCGAATGATCACCCCGGGTGCCAGCGCCGCAGGGCTGCTCCCACCGGTTCCTGACGACAGCCTCACGGCTGAGCGTGAGTTTCCTAGGCCGGCCGGCGCCTGCAAGCCAGCCAAGTACGAGAGGAAGCCCCAGTATGACCAGCTCCGTCTTACCGAGGGAGAGCCTTCACATCACCGCGGCCGCCGTGCCGCTGGCCGGATGGACCGCCCACACCGTCGTCCTTCACCGGCGCCTGGCCGCCGCCCAGCGCGATCTGTTGACCGGCACCCTGCGCCGCGAACCCTTACGCGGGCGCAGCGGATCCTCGAGCGCCACCCGCACGACGCGGTCCTCATCCTCGCTAGTGGAGTACGTGCGGGTTCCTTCACGACTGCGTGACACGGCGGAGCCGCATCTCAGCAGCTAGCTCCCTCCGTGGCGGCCCTTCACTCGTTGGTTTGGGATCTCCGCAGTAACTCGCAGATTCCACGAGTGATCCCTGTAATTTCCGGGATCGTGTCAGATTCCGAAAGTCGTCTGCTTACGCTCCTCCGCCCGGAGCGGGATCCCGCCGCTCCGGTGGACCCGGCAGCCGTGGCGGTGGAGTCCGGGCTGGCGGACGTCGTGACGCTACAGCGACGCCGACAGGCCCGGATGTCGGCGCATGACGAGGAGAGCTTCTTCCTCGACACGCTCTCGGAGTACCAGTGGGCCCGGGACGCGGCAGGGCTGGCTCCGGCCACGCTTGATGGTCTGGTTAAGCCAGTCATCGAGGTGTGCGAGTACTACGGCACCGTCCCGTGGCAGCTGTCGCCGAGGGAGGTTGACCGGTACTTCGCGGGCCCGGGGAAACGGGCGTTGTCGACTCTGCGCGCGAAGATCAACAAGATTGATGCGTACTTTGCGTTCCTTGAGCAGCGGTATGCCGGTGAGATCATGCGCCGGTTCGGTGCTGCCGTGGAGTCGCCGATCGACCTGTTCACCGGCCTCGGCACCGTGGGGACTTCGGGCTTCGGATCCCGCCGTCGCAGGCGGCGATGCGCGACTTCTTCGCGCGCTGGCGCGAGGACCTGCCGAACGCACGGAAGTACTTCGTCGCCTGCCGCGACTACGTGATGACCAAGGTCGCGTACCTGTCCGGTGTCCGCGCGGCGGAGCTGTGCGGGGTGTGCCTGGGTGACATCTGGGGTCGCTTCGTCGTCCAGGGGAAGGGGTCCCGCGGTTCCGGGCCCCGGCCTCGCGAGGCGTATATGTTCCAGGAGGGGCGTGCCCTGCTGTGGTGGTACATCGAAGAGATCCGGGGCGAGTTCGGGGACGACGCCGAGCACCCGCGGGCGCCTCTGTGGCCGTCGGAGCGCAAGCCGACTGCGGTCGCCGCGCTGAATCTGCCGATCGCTCCGGCGATCGTGCCTTCCACCTTCCGCCGGTCGCTGCACGTCGCAGCCACGAATTACCTCACGGGGCCGGTCACAGACCTGTTCCCGCACTTGCTGCGGCACGTTGTCTCTGCTTAGTTTCCGTGTGGCGATTGACATCAACTGGGGTGATGGCCTGGGGGTTTGGGCTTTGCGCTGAGGCGTGTGGTGTTTCTACTGTCGCCACTCATGATCCTGAACTTCTTCTCGTCCCGGGGCTGGCAGTCCTGGGACATCGAGCATCGGCCGCTGATCCCCGAGGGGATGCCCGTGCTCATCGACAACGATCTGCGCTTCGAGGACGGCCCTGCCGCGCCGCGTCCGGCGGCGGTGGTGAACCGGTGGTTGCGTGAACTCCCGTCCAGTGGGGCGCCGGCTCCGAGCTCGTGGGAGAACTATGCGCGGGTGGTCAAGGAGTGGATGGAGTTCCTGGCTGAGCACGGGGTGGGTCTGTTCGACTCGCGGGTACGGCTGAAGGCCGCGTTGAGCCGGTACGCCGAGCATCGGGCGGCGGGTCCGCTGAAGGCCCGGTTCGCGGCGACGACGTGGGGCCAGCACATGAGCATCTTGTCGCTGTTCTACCGGTGGGCGATGCACGAGGAGTACGCGACGGCCGAGCCGTTCACCTACCGCGCCGCGCGGGCCCTGTTCGCCGGAACCGGCCGGGAGGTGAAGGTGAACCTGGCGGTCCGCCGCACCCCCAAGCCGCACGTGACGATCAAGTACCTGGAGCCGGACTTCACCGAGCTGTTCCGCAAGGGGCTGCGCGGGCTCGCCCCGGACGGCTCGCAGGACACCGGTTTCCACGGCCGGGAGCTGACCCGCAACGGGGCGGTCGGAGATCACGCGCTGGCCACCGGAATGCGGCTGCAGGAGTTCACCTATCTACTGCCCTGGGAGATTCCCGCGCTGCCGCCGGAGCCGACCCCCGTTCCCGTCCCGTTCCCGGTGCCGGCCGGGATCACCAAGGGCAAGAAGTTCCGCACTACGTGGACCTCTTACGAGGCCCTGGCCGGGCTGCACGATTATGTCGAGCTGGACCGGGCTGCCACGACGGACGGATCGCTCTGGCGGCCGCCACGACGGTGGGGCGAACCGCTGCTGGTGAGGGAGCCGGACGCTCGGGGAGGGCTGATCAACGGGATCCGGCGGCCTTGGGAGTCTCTGACGCCGGCCGAGCGGCGTCGCCTGGTCGCCCCGGAGGGCGGTTCGTGCCTGCTGGCGGTGAAGAACGGCGGCGGCCCGTTCACCGCCTGGGCCACGGTCTTCGAGCGGACCTCGGACCGGATCCGGGCCCGCTTCGAGCCGCGGTTCCCGCACGTCTGGCCCCACCGATGCCGTCACACCTTCTCGATGAGGACCTTGGAATACCTGGTCACTGGGCACTACCGGCAGGCCGCGAAGCTCGTGCGGGACGCCGACGCCGACGCCGCTCTGGTCTTCTACCTCAGCAAGGCCGACCCGCTGCTGGTGCTTCGTGATCTTCTAGGACATTCCACCGTCCTGACCACGGAAAAATACCTCCGCCGCTTGGATACGACCCCCATCTTCCGGGAGGAATATGAGGGGGCCGGCGCCGAGGCTGGGCTGACCGACCCGACGACGTGGGCTCCGATCGGGAAGCCGTCGCGGAGTTCGATGACGACGTCGAGGACGGGGCTCTCTGATGCCGACCATGCTGATCGACCAACCCCTGGGAATCACCTGCGTGTTCAGCGATGGAAGCCGTGCGGCGTTCTCGCTGGATGGCTTGCCGAACTCGTTGCTGGCCCGGCAGTTGGCCACCGGCCTGGTGGATGTGATCCATCCTCACGGCACTGCGGATTCCGCGGGCACGGTCAACCACTACGTCCAGGCGATTCGGGGCATGGTGCGGGCCCTGGCTGCGCAGGGCTTCGCTGGTGGCCTTGACCAGCTCAGGCGGGGCAGGCTGGCCGAGTATTTGATGGGATGCTCGGGCGGTCGGGAGGCGTGCACCCGCGCGATGGTCGAGGCGTTCGGTCAGGCCGGCGGCTCGCTGGCGGACGGCGTGCTCGAGCTCGCGGCCGGGCGGAACTTCAATGTTCAGCCGAATCACCATGCTCTGCCTCCCTACTCGGAGAATGAGTGGCAGCGGCTGGGCGATCTTTGCCGACGGCTCGTTGAGGAGTCGTACGCGACACACCGGCAGGCCCTGACCGCCGTCGCTCACGGACAGCATCCCGCCGAGGGCGGATGGACTCCCCGAAATCTTCGCTGGCTGCTGGCCACCATCGGGCCGGTGAGCATCTCCGAGTTTGGCCGCAACGTCGGGATCTCGGCTGCGGTGGTCCACCGCCGCGGCGGCTTCCACGACGCGACGCAGGCCGTGTTCCCGCACTTGGAAGTGCTCATCGCCTACCGGCTGTTGTTCGGCATCTACTCCGGGATCGTGCCGGACGGCATCGAGGACCTGGTCACGCAGGACGTCGACTGGGCCGGGGACTCCACGATCCTGCTCTCCTACGTCAAGGGTCGCACCGCGGCCGAGAGTCTGAATCTGCCGCGCAGGGCCGTGCGCCTGCTGGAGCAGTGGCTGGCCCACTCCACGCTGCTGCGGGGCTTCGTTCCGTCGGACGAGGGCCGCAAACTGTGGTTGGGGCTGAGCCGGGCCGGCGGTGACCGTCGGGTGAGGAAGTTCGACCGCGTCGCCATTCAGCGGTGGGTCGTGCGGCACCAGTTGGCCGGGGACGACGGGCAGCCCTTGAAGATCCACCGATCCCGGATCCGCACCACGCACGAGGCGATGCGGGACAAGAGCGCGTGGACCGGCAGCGGCCGGGCCACCATCGACCCGAACCACACCCCCGCCATCGAGGGCGACCACTATCTGACGGCCGCGACACCCGCCCAGCAACGTGCGGTCGAGGCCGTGATCGAAGACGCCCAGCACGACCTGCTGCGCAGGTCGCATCCGCCGACGGTGATCACCGAGGACGAGGCCGCCGCCCTGGCCGAGGGCTATCCGCAGCTGGTGGCGGACCTTGCCCTGGACGACGAGGTGATCGCCGAACTCGTCGGCGGACAGCGGGGCGTGTTCACCGCTGCCTGCGGCGATCAGCTGTCCGGACTGCACGGCCCGAAGGGCAAGCCCTGTCCGGCCCGCCCCTGGGTCTGCCTGTTGTCTCCCCTGGCAGTGTTCGCGCCACGGCATGCGGTCAGCCTGCTGCGGCTGAAGGCGTTCTTCTCCCGGCAGTGGCAGCAGATGCCCGCCGCCCACTTCATGGCGGTCTTCGGCCCCTATGCCGCCCGCATCCAGCAGGTCCTGGACCGCTTCGATCCGGCCGTGGTCACCGCGGCCGCCGCCCACGTCGTCGACCGGGACGACGAACTTCCCCTGCGACCCGAGGAGATGACCGCATGAGCACCGCTCTCGCTCCCGCCTTCGACGGACGCTCTGCCGTCTTTGCGGGCGCCGATATCTGCGACGAAGCCGGGCTGGCCCTGCCGGACAACGCCGCTCACCCCGCGTTCGAGGACGACACCTGGGACTTCACCCACGTCATCGGCTTGCCGACCCAGCTGAGCCCCTCGATGAGGCGCTTCGACTTCACCCAGATCACGGACTCGCGTTGGCGGCTGGTGGCCAAGGAACTGGTCCTGGCGATGCTCGCACCCCGCCACCAGTCGGTCGCCCCTTTGCCTCGCGCCTTCCGCAACCCGCTCCACGTCACCAGTTGTCGCGCCCGTCTCGACGAACTCGTCCGCTTTTTCACCTGGCTGGGCGAGCGGGCGACCATCAGCCTGCAGCAGATCAACACCCGGGACTGCGAGGCATACCTGGCTCACCGCCGCTACGTACTCGACGAGCATGGGGCCGTCGTCGGTGAACAGAGCCACGGAACCAGGCGGTCGGCCGCCCAGGTCGTCGTCGACCTGGTGAACTACCGCGACCTGTTCACCGCCGACCGCGTCCCCGCCGAGCTGCGGCCCTGGGGCGGCGCCACCGCCTCAGCCGTCGCCGAGATGCCCAGCGGCCGGACCGAGAACAAGACCCAACCGGTCTCGGACGAGATCATGCAGCCGATGCTCACGGCCGCCCTCTACCTGATGTCCACACTGGGCCCGCACGCCGTCGACCTGGCACACAAGATCCGCGAATCCGACCTTCACTCGGCACGACGAGCCCAAGGAATCCGGCGCGTCGGCCCCAAGAACCGCGTCCCGGTCCGGGAGCTCAGCGAAAGCCTCGCCGAGTACACGCGAACGTGCACAGCCCTGCCCATGCTGGACGACCATTACATCTCAAAGCGGCTCGCCCAGGGCTGGGCCGAGGACGATCCCCTTCTCCCGGTGGCCATGGGCACCCTCGCCCGCCGGGCCGGGCTGAGCCAGTTCTGCCACCCGTGGCTGCCCACCATGCGGCCTGCGCTGGAAGACGCCCTCGCGCAGGTCGGCGTCGAAAGACCGTTCGGCCGCGATGCCGACCCGGTCCCCGCAGTCGACGGAACATCGTCACTGCCCTGGACCCTGCCACTGTCCCGGCCCCAGGCCGTCGCCCTGGTCGGCATCGTCCGCACCGCCGCGATCATCACCGCTGCCGCCATCTCAGGCATGCGCGCGAGTGAGCTGATGGAATTGCGCATCGGCTGCCGACGACCGCCCGACGAGACCGTCCCGGGCCTGACCCGCTACCGGATCGCAAGCAAGATCGTCAAAGGGCAGCCGCTGGGCGGCACCGCCGACGAGTGGGTCGTCATCGCACCGGTCTATCGCGCGATCGAACTCCTCGAGCAACTGCACGACGCCCCGGCAGAAGAGGCACTGCTGATCGGCAGGTTCTCCTTCAACGTCCGCTTCAAGTGGTTCAAGAGCTGGGCCAACTCCGGGGCCGGCCAACGACTTGGCCTGGCGCCAATCCCCGAGGGACCAGTCAACTTGCGGATGCTGCGGCGCACTTTGTCGCTGGAAATGGCCTACCGGCCCGGCGGCGTCCTGGCCACCAAGATCCACATGAAACATATCGCCGTGGCCACAACGGAGGGCTATGCCTCTCGCCCTGGCGGGGCCCAGGCCGAGCTGTTGGCCGAGGTCAACAAGCACGAGAGCGAGCGCAATCTCCAACTGGTACTGGAGGAGTTCCGAAACTACCAGGAGGGCGTTCTGCCCGCCGGTCCCGGCGCCCGCAGCCTCACCGAGTTCTTCGCCGGCATCGACGCCCAACTCGATGCCGCCTCGGCCACCGCCCCGAAAACCCAGCGCAACGACCGCGACGTCCTCAACCTCCTGACCAAACGCGCCAACGTCCTGCACCTCGGACCGGCGAACTACTGCTGGTTCACCGACCCTTCCCGAGCGCTCTGCCTCAAACTCGCGGGCACCCCCACCGCGGACCGCCCGCTGATCGGGATGTGTGACTCCGCCCGCTGCCCGCAGGCCACCCACCACCCCGGTCACCGCCCCGTCTGGGCCGAGCACGCCGACAGAACAAAGATCTTCATCGGCCAACTCGGCACCACCCGCAAGACCGAACGCACCCGGCTCCAGGCCGACTACGACCGAGCCCTCCGAGTCGTCGCCGAGATCGACGCCGCCAGCGCCACCACGGACGAGGAGTCCGCATGAGAATCTCCGCAACCCAGCGCACCGAGAACGAGAACCGCATCCGAGCCGCCATGGACCGCCTCCTGCGCGGCGAGATCCCGCCCGGCGGAAAATGCGACATCAAGACCCTCGCCAACGAGGCCGCCGTCGACCGCACCGCGTTCTACGGCACCCACCCCTACGGTCACCTCCGCGTCGAGTTCGAACGACGCCTGCGGGCCCTCCAAGATGCCGGCGAAATCCCCGACCCCCGCGAAGCCCAGATCGCCCGCCTCAAGGCAGAGAACGCCAAGCTCAAAGCCCGGATTGCCCAGTCTGACGAGACGATCGACGAGCTCACCGACTTCCGCTCCCAATCCCTGGCTCGCCTCGCCGCGCAACACGAAGAGATCGTCCGGCTCCGCGAAGCCTCCGCCGGAACCACCCAAGTCAGGCGGCTTCCAGCACCACGAACCACAGTCATCGGGACCTGCAGTTGAGGCGGGCGCGGGCAGTAGTTCCGTCAGCCGCTGTTGCGAAAGACGAGCAGATAGCGCCAGAAGAGGAGCCTGCGGATGCTGCATCCAGGCAGCAGGACCGCGGCCTCCCGACGGATCTGCAGAAGGGGAACGGTCGGCTGGCTCACCGGCGCGTTCACCTGTTCTCGACCGGTCGCAGCGGCGGCGGGGCGACGCCTGTCCTTCAAGGCGACGGTCAGCCTGGCGACAGCGTTGACGGGCACGGCCGCAAGGCTCCAAGCCCAGTCGAGCCGGGTCTTTTCCGGATAGCAGCCCAAGATCACGAGGACGCCGCCGGGCGCGAGTGCGTCACGCAGTGCGGCGACGGTGTCGAACGGCATGTGATGGATGCTGGCGAGGCACGAGATGAAGTCGTAGTGAGCCTTGGGCAGTTCGACTTCGGTGATGTTCGCGTGCTGGAAGCGTGGGCTCCGGTCACCGGCTATCCGCCCCGACAGCGCGAGGGCCTCCGCGATGACCTCCTCCGACGGATCGATCGCATCGACCTCTATGCCCAGGTGAGCGAGCCGACGCGCGAACCGGCCGGTCCCACAGCCGACGTCCAGGGCCGCACCGCAATTCCGCGGCACCTGGCGCAACAGCAGACGGTGATAGTGGTCGTTGTGATCAAAGGGCATGGTCCGACCCTGCCACAGCGGACGCGCGCGGCCCGGCGCTTCCACCATCAAGACCATGGCAGTGAACTGCGTCACACCGATGGGGCTGGAATGCAACACACGCCGCTGTCCCCGTCGCGAACGCGGCTCCGACAGCGGACCTGCTCAATGGCCACACGAAGTCACCCGCACACGGCCTCTGCGAACACAAGGCACACCTGCGCGACCCACAACTACGAGCGTGGCATGACGTTGTGGGAAGTGCAGAAGATCCTTGGACACGACTGGGCCACCACGACACTCCGGTATATGGCGACCGCGCACGCCGACCCGGAGGTGGCAAACCTGGCCGCGAGCTCCCGGGCGGCACAACGACTGGTTATGGACAAGGGGAACCTGCG is part of the Streptomyces agglomeratus genome and encodes:
- a CDS encoding magnesium and cobalt transport protein CorA — encoded protein: MAARHGSEGGGLPSAVVDCALYEDGKRIPGQVNLGKIMERIDPQAGRFAWIGLYEPSEEQLQEVAGAFGLHPLAVEDAVHAHQRPKLERYGDMLFLVLKTIVYVDHEKVTATSEIVDTGEIMVFAGPGYVITVRHGSAPSLVGVRQQLQDDPRQLGCGPAAVLHAVADMVVDRYLEVADAFAGDVDTLESEVFSPDRPVDAGRIYQLKRELLEFKRAVMPLTPALQRLSEGTVPQIPKEVATYFRDVADHHQRVSEQILSFDELITGMLSASIAQLGVQQNADMRRISAWAALIAVPTMIVGVYGMNFEHMPELKSPYGYPAVWIVMVSACTVIYRALRRNKWL
- a CDS encoding site-specific integrase, which produces MILNFFSSRGWQSWDIEHRPLIPEGMPVLIDNDLRFEDGPAAPRPAAVVNRWLRELPSSGAPAPSSWENYARVVKEWMEFLAEHGVGLFDSRVRLKAALSRYAEHRAAGPLKARFAATTWGQHMSILSLFYRWAMHEEYATAEPFTYRAARALFAGTGREVKVNLAVRRTPKPHVTIKYLEPDFTELFRKGLRGLAPDGSQDTGFHGRELTRNGAVGDHALATGMRLQEFTYLLPWEIPALPPEPTPVPVPFPVPAGITKGKKFRTTWTSYEALAGLHDYVELDRAATTDGSLWRPPRRWGEPLLVREPDARGGLINGIRRPWESLTPAERRRLVAPEGGSCLLAVKNGGGPFTAWATVFERTSDRIRARFEPRFPHVWPHRCRHTFSMRTLEYLVTGHYRQAAKLVRDADADAALVFYLSKADPLLVLRDLLGHSTVLTTEKYLRRLDTTPIFREEYEGAGAEAGLTDPTTWAPIGKPSRSSMTTSRTGLSDADHADRPTPGNHLRVQRWKPCGVLAGWLAELVAGPAVGHRPGGCDPSSRHCGFRGHGQPLRPGDSGHGAGPGCAGLRWWP
- a CDS encoding class I SAM-dependent methyltransferase gives rise to the protein MPFDHNDHYHRLLLRQVPRNCGAALDVGCGTGRFARRLAHLGIEVDAIDPSEEVIAEALALSGRIAGDRSPRFQHANITEVELPKAHYDFISCLASIHHMPFDTVAALRDALAPGGVLVILGCYPEKTRLDWAWSLAAVPVNAVARLTVALKDRRRPAAAATGREQVNAPVSQPTVPLLQIRREAAVLLPGCSIRRLLFWRYLLVFRNSG